A genome region from Chengkuizengella sp. SCS-71B includes the following:
- a CDS encoding DUF4173 domain-containing protein, whose product MSSQLQKSDLKLLAACFLLAVLFEQSFFHGTVGISYIIFVVAFYWLYYWRFRKFPLSNHRLGFLLLICIWLLALSYLLYSNPFFYAMNAIIIPCLIIIHIVLISSQSKIQWYQWRFVSLIFKSIVESFSYLSQFFKARKTSIYSKVEKGHIQIFKKIVLGLLISFPVLVIVISLLSSADQKFSSLISSLPNFMIGVPVGEWIGRAIIIIIYTFIVFGFIGSLRNSDKVIESNTVESKLVTLDGIIIATFLILLDVVYLLFVSVQFQYFFSDSLHAGYTYSEYARRGFFELLLVSLINLSVLSGVLAFTKVDSKKMKRLIQILLTILIISSGIMLVSAFLRLNLYEEYYGYTFFRVLPHSFTIFLGIVFTYTLTKVWIDRLTLRHFYFISALIYYTFLNVMNVDQFVVNENMKRYEETGVMDVHFMSQSDPGIIALIELYESNPKEKESEIKEILQIRQSGLWDYKMPWQSFNFTKYATVERLKNLNLE is encoded by the coding sequence ATGAGTTCACAACTGCAAAAGTCAGATTTGAAATTATTAGCTGCATGTTTTCTTTTAGCAGTATTATTCGAACAAAGTTTTTTTCATGGAACAGTAGGTATATCTTACATTATTTTTGTTGTAGCCTTTTATTGGTTATATTATTGGCGTTTTCGTAAGTTTCCTTTATCAAATCATCGATTGGGATTTTTACTTTTAATCTGCATTTGGTTATTAGCCTTAAGTTACTTGTTATATTCAAATCCCTTTTTCTATGCAATGAATGCGATTATCATTCCTTGTTTGATCATTATTCATATCGTGCTTATTTCGAGTCAAAGTAAAATTCAATGGTATCAATGGAGGTTTGTGTCACTAATTTTTAAGAGTATTGTTGAATCTTTTTCATACCTTAGTCAGTTTTTCAAAGCAAGGAAAACTTCAATATACTCTAAAGTGGAAAAAGGTCATATTCAGATATTTAAAAAAATAGTTCTGGGGCTTTTGATCTCATTCCCCGTGTTAGTCATCGTCATCAGCTTACTTTCATCTGCAGATCAAAAATTTAGTAGTTTAATCAGCAGCTTGCCTAATTTTATGATTGGTGTACCAGTTGGAGAATGGATTGGTAGGGCAATTATCATTATCATATATACATTCATCGTATTTGGGTTCATTGGTAGTTTAAGAAATTCTGATAAAGTAATTGAATCAAATACAGTTGAGTCAAAACTAGTTACATTAGATGGTATTATCATTGCTACATTTCTAATTTTGTTGGATGTTGTGTATTTATTGTTTGTATCTGTGCAGTTTCAATATTTTTTTAGTGACAGCCTTCATGCAGGATATACTTATTCAGAATATGCTCGTCGTGGATTTTTTGAATTATTGCTCGTGTCATTAATTAATTTATCCGTGTTAAGTGGGGTTTTAGCATTTACGAAGGTTGACTCTAAAAAGATGAAACGATTGATCCAAATATTATTAACAATACTTATCATTTCAAGTGGTATTATGCTTGTTTCCGCCTTTCTTCGCTTAAATTTGTATGAAGAATATTATGGTTATACATTTTTTAGAGTTCTTCCTCATTCATTTACGATCTTTCTGGGAATCGTTTTTACCTATACATTAACTAAAGTATGGATTGACAGATTGACACTTCGTCATTTTTATTTTATTTCTGCTTTAATTTATTACACATTTTTGAATGTCATGAATGTAGATCAATTCGTTGTGAATGAAAATATGAAGAGATATGAGGAAACAGGAGTTATGGATGTGCATTTCATGAGTCAGTCAGATCCTGGTATTATCGCATTAATTGAATTATATGAATCCAATCCTAAAGAGAAGGAATCAGAAATAAAAGAAATACTTCAAATTCGCCAAAGTGGATTATGGGATTATAAAATGCCTTGGCAATCATTCAATTTCACTAAATATGCGACAGTAGAACGTTTAAAGAACCTTAATTTAGAGTGA
- a CDS encoding helix-turn-helix domain-containing protein: protein MEKLSTKEKIINASLELFSENGYKATTIKEIAEKAGTKELTVYRHFGKKENILERINTMITTPLPLITHYLENEAVYQLEQDLRKVLTIVDRELNKNQQIIKFIYREKIDLPNQYMNGEILVEYFDTMKQKGKIKSSFESDSLSLLFFSNMLTSFFLKERFNDERISSLLESNQYKETIIRLFIEALEINIIK from the coding sequence TTGGAGAAATTATCTACTAAAGAAAAAATAATCAATGCTTCTCTTGAATTATTTTCAGAGAATGGATATAAAGCAACAACGATAAAAGAAATCGCAGAAAAAGCGGGGACGAAAGAACTCACCGTTTATCGACATTTTGGCAAGAAAGAAAATATTTTGGAACGTATCAATACCATGATTACGACGCCTCTACCACTCATCACACATTACCTTGAGAATGAAGCTGTATATCAATTAGAGCAAGACTTAAGAAAGGTTTTGACGATCGTTGATCGAGAGCTTAACAAAAATCAACAGATTATTAAATTCATCTATAGAGAAAAAATTGATCTTCCAAATCAATATATGAATGGGGAAATATTAGTGGAATATTTTGATACCATGAAACAAAAAGGAAAGATCAAATCTTCTTTTGAATCTGACTCATTAAGTTTATTATTTTTTTCGAATATGTTAACGTCTTTTTTTTTAAAAGAAAGATTTAATGATGAACGAATTTCATCTTTACTTGAGAGTAATCAATATAAAGAAACCATTATAAGACTTTTTATAGAAGCTTTAGAAATAAATATTATAAAATAG
- a CDS encoding right-handed parallel beta-helix repeat-containing protein, translating into MVSLKRKLIFIFSIIFVLSTYGLQHSIPKTYAAVNIYVKTTAEIQSAMLNAQPGHNIMIAPGTYELPNNRYYSNANGTSSNPITITSQDPSKPAVLKGGNLSTGGYTFYITGDYWVIKDLKITYGQKGIVLDNSNNTHINRVTVSYVGQEGIHVRDGSSNVTIENSIVEHTGATGDPKDMGYGEGIYVGSDRSVWKVNKGNSGYDRNVDNTIIKNNIIGPNVTAELIDIKEGTSGTLVSNNTFLGSGISGHNYADTFIDVKGVNVIILDNVGYGGNNPNIKAEFAEVNRTSSNPWVPSNETANGSLTNTADGNYYINNVYIP; encoded by the coding sequence ATGGTTAGTTTGAAAAGGAAGTTGATTTTCATTTTTTCCATTATCTTTGTTTTATCTACTTACGGCTTACAACATTCCATTCCAAAAACGTATGCAGCAGTTAATATATATGTAAAAACGACTGCGGAAATACAGTCTGCGATGTTAAATGCCCAGCCAGGTCACAATATTATGATTGCACCAGGAACTTATGAATTACCAAACAATAGATACTATTCTAACGCAAATGGAACCTCATCCAATCCGATCACCATTACAAGTCAAGATCCTTCTAAACCTGCAGTGTTAAAGGGTGGAAATTTATCAACTGGAGGATATACCTTCTATATTACTGGCGATTATTGGGTTATTAAAGATCTCAAAATCACTTATGGACAAAAAGGAATTGTACTCGATAACTCTAATAATACTCATATTAATAGGGTAACTGTTTCTTATGTTGGTCAAGAGGGAATTCATGTAAGGGATGGCAGTTCTAACGTTACTATAGAAAACAGTATTGTTGAACATACTGGTGCAACTGGTGATCCCAAAGATATGGGGTACGGCGAAGGAATTTATGTTGGCTCAGATCGCTCTGTTTGGAAAGTGAATAAAGGAAACTCAGGTTATGATAGAAACGTAGATAATACCATAATAAAAAATAATATTATTGGACCAAATGTAACTGCTGAATTGATTGATATAAAAGAAGGAACTTCAGGCACATTAGTTTCGAACAATACTTTTTTGGGTTCAGGAATTTCAGGCCACAATTATGCAGACACTTTTATAGATGTGAAAGGAGTAAACGTAATTATTTTAGATAATGTTGGTTACGGTGGAAACAACCCTAACATTAAAGCAGAATTTGCGGAAGTAAACCGAACAAGCTCAAACCCTTGGGTTCCTTCTAATGAAACAGCGAATGGAAGCCTTACCAACACAGCAGATGGTAATTATTACATTAATAACGTATATATTCCGTGA
- a CDS encoding copper amine oxidase N-terminal domain-containing protein has translation MKKRTVFSILFLLSFLFSMTAIASEEIEIEVWINGVQLQFEDEPFIDNNTTLVPFRALFNDLGLNVKWDQETKTITGVNEELTVELTLNSNLAKVNGESLEMLVVPQLVNNRTFVPLRFVGESTGANVQWDGASKTISITSPETKVNDEELILELFDQYEAYYNDKDLEILSLFEKQIKEEWVEDSFKNEFEHTHNQIEVKDLEILSIEDNEAYVYVEETYERIDGPFSLDYKYEIVYSLARHKNDKWLINDLEFTSFDYINLDELKNSDIDISEKDEKEIIATFEKHLDAFKEESYSKLKSTLHEDSAALSDSEWLEVFFKEFLFAEFDYTTVDLEEAYVVYADGDEAGLYVAYSTKSIYLETEEVDYESYEELVTFKKASNGKWKILSFDTLEYNIEFE, from the coding sequence TTGAAAAAAAGAACCGTATTTTCAATCTTATTTTTGTTGTCTTTTTTATTTTCTATGACAGCAATAGCGTCTGAAGAAATAGAGATAGAAGTGTGGATTAATGGAGTGCAATTACAATTTGAAGATGAACCTTTTATTGATAATAATACAACACTAGTTCCATTTAGAGCGTTGTTTAATGATTTAGGGTTAAATGTAAAGTGGGATCAGGAAACGAAGACTATAACAGGTGTAAATGAAGAATTAACGGTAGAGTTAACATTGAATAGCAATCTAGCAAAAGTAAACGGAGAATCTCTAGAGATGTTAGTTGTACCACAATTAGTAAATAATCGTACTTTTGTTCCTTTACGATTTGTAGGGGAATCAACTGGAGCTAATGTACAATGGGATGGTGCAAGTAAAACGATATCTATTACAAGCCCTGAAACAAAGGTAAATGATGAAGAATTGATACTGGAATTGTTTGATCAATATGAGGCATATTATAATGATAAAGATTTAGAAATTTTAAGCTTGTTTGAAAAACAAATAAAAGAAGAATGGGTAGAAGATTCATTTAAAAATGAATTTGAGCATACTCATAATCAAATTGAGGTTAAAGATTTAGAAATTTTGAGTATTGAGGATAATGAAGCCTATGTGTATGTTGAGGAAACATATGAAAGAATTGATGGACCGTTTTCTTTGGACTATAAGTATGAAATAGTATATTCATTAGCAAGACATAAGAACGACAAATGGCTTATTAATGACCTTGAATTTACATCATTTGATTATATTAATTTAGATGAACTGAAAAATTCAGACATAGATATTTCTGAAAAAGATGAAAAAGAAATCATTGCTACTTTTGAAAAACACTTAGATGCGTTTAAGGAAGAAAGTTATTCTAAATTAAAATCGACTTTACATGAAGATAGTGCAGCACTATCTGATTCTGAGTGGTTAGAAGTTTTCTTTAAAGAATTCCTATTTGCTGAGTTTGATTACACAACTGTTGATTTGGAAGAAGCATATGTCGTATATGCTGATGGAGATGAGGCAGGTCTATATGTAGCTTATAGTACGAAATCAATCTATTTAGAAACAGAAGAAGTTGATTATGAAAGTTACGAAGAGTTGGTTACTTTTAAAAAAGCAAGTAATGGAAAGTGGAAAATATTAAGCTTTGATACATTAGAATATAATATTGAATTTGAATAA
- a CDS encoding DUF3969 family protein, with protein sequence MSDNMEIKIEISENNENNRLVSVIQLGLITALQKDIISIEEAEGYLFNPFTVEKLEKYVFSMEVIAIIREGCELEDIQSLLSSL encoded by the coding sequence ATGAGTGATAATATGGAAATAAAAATTGAAATTTCCGAAAATAATGAAAATAACCGTCTAGTTTCTGTAATACAGCTTGGTCTAATAACTGCATTACAAAAAGATATAATTAGTATTGAAGAGGCCGAAGGATATTTATTTAATCCTTTTACTGTTGAAAAACTAGAAAAGTATGTATTTAGTATGGAAGTAATTGCAATTATAAGGGAGGGCTGTGAATTAGAAGATATACAGAGTCTGTTAAGTAGTTTATAA
- a CDS encoding hotdog fold thioesterase has protein sequence MADSLSFENTLVSNLGIEIIEISEERIVGTMPVDERTHQPFGILHGGASVALAETVASIGTFFLIDQENENVVGLEINANHIKAVRSGKVKAIGTTYHRGKTTMVWDIKIVDEEDNLVCISRCTMAVIKKKKL, from the coding sequence ATGGCAGACTCTTTAAGCTTTGAGAATACGTTAGTATCTAATCTTGGGATTGAAATTATTGAAATCTCAGAAGAAAGAATCGTTGGAACGATGCCTGTTGATGAGAGAACTCATCAACCATTTGGAATATTACACGGAGGTGCATCTGTCGCTTTAGCAGAAACGGTTGCAAGCATCGGTACATTTTTTTTAATTGATCAAGAAAATGAAAATGTAGTAGGTTTAGAAATTAATGCAAATCATATTAAAGCAGTAAGAAGCGGAAAAGTAAAAGCAATTGGTACAACCTATCATCGTGGAAAAACAACAATGGTATGGGATATAAAAATTGTTGATGAAGAAGATAATTTAGTATGTATTTCAAGATGTACGATGGCTGTCATTAAAAAGAAGAAATTATAG
- a CDS encoding TetR/AcrR family transcriptional regulator, with product MDLKQKIISAAYKLFAEKGVEKTTVAEIIELAGSSKGGFYHHFKSKDEILEAITMNYINDLVMEYERILQDQELTVIELLNLVFLKISEYKIDQIEEWPKMKILFSFSGNHVILRKLAEQFELINTDCYLKLFRKGNEEGIFEIEHPEFLASLWTREVMMVFNKSRDVVYTEESEALHNFENLLHFTENLLNQTLGLTSHQIKIKEAALAYVQSARNEQKRGEGRGKIR from the coding sequence GTGGACTTAAAACAAAAAATAATAAGCGCCGCATATAAGTTATTCGCTGAAAAAGGTGTTGAAAAGACAACTGTTGCTGAGATCATTGAATTAGCTGGGAGTTCAAAAGGCGGATTTTATCACCACTTCAAATCAAAAGATGAAATTCTTGAAGCGATTACTATGAATTATATAAACGATTTAGTAATGGAATATGAACGAATTCTACAAGATCAAGAGCTTACAGTAATTGAATTGTTAAATCTTGTCTTCTTGAAAATAAGTGAATATAAGATCGATCAAATCGAAGAATGGCCAAAAATGAAAATTTTGTTTTCCTTTAGTGGGAACCACGTTATTTTAAGAAAATTAGCAGAGCAATTTGAACTCATCAACACTGATTGTTATTTAAAACTATTTAGGAAGGGAAATGAAGAGGGGATATTTGAGATCGAGCACCCAGAGTTTTTAGCTAGTTTATGGACGAGAGAAGTTATGATGGTTTTTAACAAGTCAAGGGACGTGGTTTATACAGAAGAATCTGAAGCATTACACAATTTTGAAAATTTATTGCATTTTACTGAAAACTTATTGAATCAAACATTAGGGCTTACAAGCCATCAGATTAAAATAAAAGAGGCAGCTCTTGCTTATGTTCAAAGTGCCAGAAATGAACAGAAGAGGGGAGAGGGGAGAGGTAAAATAAGATGA
- a CDS encoding PEP/pyruvate-binding domain-containing protein codes for MKWFNEIEEGDFNLVGGKGYNLSKMYNFGLKIPNGFVITSETYEHYVNSIGLKEKINDIVNSSQPSFEKSEAIKNFFAEQFIENELKEQISMNLKKISSGVVAVRSSSTVEDLPGMSFAGQYNSYLNVTNKDIIEKIILCWQSLWNERAIEYRMKNNITSDFSHAVVIQEMVNAKLSGIIFTSNPLTGVRNELLINSSYGLGEAIVSGEVNPDQYTVDKKSGEVIKQEIASKEILSKYAEGGIQNVPVEINKTKVSSLEDYHIQKIVNEAEKIQNYFAKPQDIEFAINDSNEFFIVQSRDITSLFPIEHFEQDGKIRAYLCVNTVMLGMKEPFTPLGFDMFSHTLPAIINIMSSRKKPIDQEFVKNADGRIFAEITYLLSKKWIGKQFSKAFSGNDLPFEETMNRLIKQHGKQFVSQGIKFKIPWGVFKYALTSVKNLREAKKVPVTNRYEHMKAIGEAVIQEHRIKAMNLKKLEEKLEFLKTVMVEAFILSVSKQAWYCTEYMNLTKIEKKLKKMYGNRFDVTPLTKSFPGCISVELGMSLNKLAKYFGEQQIEPTNHHPKVKDLLNKFGHRSTLELDFGVKRWSEDPEYIINLIKSYMVDQMYERNIAEIEENAKKADLLIEEIYQTIKVDKGERKANMMRTLMINYRTAAGMREYPKFDIIRMMTIARGVMLNVGEEFQKDGLLEEPQDIFYLRVNDIKQKQNLKQIVIENKETYHKQLSRTNIPRIVLNTGETYYSALKFDPNSKVLQGMPLSAGIYEGKVRVVFDPKNSKLIEGEILVTESTNPAWTPLFITAKGLIMEYGGPVSHGGIVAREYGIPAVVGIPSATNILKDGQLVRVNGETGTVELLE; via the coding sequence ATGAAATGGTTTAATGAAATTGAAGAAGGAGATTTTAACTTAGTTGGAGGGAAAGGGTACAACTTAAGTAAGATGTATAATTTCGGTTTAAAGATCCCTAATGGATTTGTTATTACTTCTGAAACTTATGAACATTACGTAAACAGTATTGGCTTAAAAGAAAAGATAAATGATATTGTTAACAGCAGTCAACCTTCTTTTGAGAAATCAGAAGCCATAAAGAATTTTTTTGCTGAACAATTTATTGAAAATGAGTTAAAAGAACAAATAAGCATGAATTTGAAAAAGATTTCTAGCGGTGTTGTGGCTGTTAGGAGCAGTTCAACAGTAGAAGATTTACCTGGTATGAGTTTTGCAGGGCAATACAACAGTTACTTAAATGTAACAAACAAAGATATCATTGAAAAAATCATTTTATGTTGGCAATCTTTATGGAACGAAAGAGCGATTGAATATAGAATGAAAAATAACATCACTTCTGATTTTTCTCATGCAGTTGTAATTCAAGAAATGGTTAATGCCAAATTATCTGGCATTATTTTTACTTCAAATCCTTTAACTGGGGTAAGAAATGAATTACTCATCAACTCATCTTATGGGTTAGGAGAAGCGATTGTCAGTGGAGAAGTCAATCCTGATCAATATACTGTGGATAAAAAGAGTGGTGAGGTTATTAAGCAAGAGATTGCTTCAAAAGAAATTTTGAGTAAGTATGCTGAAGGCGGAATTCAAAATGTCCCTGTAGAAATCAATAAAACGAAAGTAAGCTCTTTAGAAGACTATCATATTCAAAAAATTGTAAATGAAGCAGAGAAAATTCAAAACTATTTTGCCAAACCTCAAGATATTGAATTTGCAATCAACGATTCAAATGAATTTTTTATCGTTCAATCAAGAGACATTACTTCATTATTCCCTATAGAGCATTTTGAACAGGACGGCAAAATAAGAGCCTATTTATGTGTGAATACAGTCATGTTAGGTATGAAGGAACCTTTTACACCTCTAGGTTTTGATATGTTTAGTCACACATTGCCAGCAATCATTAACATTATGAGTAGTCGTAAAAAACCAATAGATCAGGAATTTGTTAAAAATGCTGATGGACGTATTTTTGCAGAAATTACTTATTTATTATCTAAAAAATGGATTGGAAAACAATTTAGCAAGGCTTTTTCTGGAAATGACTTACCGTTTGAAGAGACTATGAATCGTTTGATCAAACAGCACGGGAAACAGTTTGTAAGTCAAGGGATTAAATTTAAAATCCCATGGGGAGTTTTTAAATATGCTCTAACAAGCGTTAAAAATTTACGTGAAGCTAAAAAAGTTCCAGTTACTAATCGTTATGAACATATGAAAGCTATAGGGGAAGCAGTTATTCAAGAACATAGAATAAAAGCAATGAACCTCAAAAAACTTGAGGAAAAACTTGAATTTTTAAAAACGGTTATGGTTGAAGCCTTTATTTTATCTGTATCAAAGCAGGCGTGGTATTGTACAGAATATATGAACCTGACAAAAATTGAAAAGAAGTTAAAAAAAATGTACGGTAATCGATTTGATGTCACACCTCTAACCAAATCATTTCCGGGTTGTATTTCAGTTGAACTAGGTATGTCACTAAATAAACTTGCCAAATACTTTGGTGAACAGCAGATTGAACCAACTAATCATCATCCAAAAGTTAAGGATTTATTAAATAAATTTGGACACAGAAGTACGCTAGAGCTGGATTTTGGTGTGAAAAGATGGTCAGAAGATCCTGAATATATAATCAATCTAATTAAATCTTATATGGTAGATCAGATGTATGAACGAAACATAGCAGAAATCGAAGAAAATGCTAAGAAAGCCGATTTATTAATTGAGGAAATCTATCAAACGATAAAAGTAGATAAAGGTGAAAGAAAAGCGAATATGATGAGAACATTGATGATTAACTATCGTACCGCTGCTGGAATGAGAGAATATCCTAAATTTGATATCATAAGAATGATGACAATTGCTAGGGGAGTTATGCTCAATGTTGGGGAAGAATTCCAAAAGGATGGGCTGCTAGAAGAACCTCAAGATATTTTCTATTTAAGAGTAAACGACATCAAGCAGAAGCAAAATTTGAAACAAATCGTGATCGAAAATAAGGAAACCTATCATAAGCAATTATCTAGAACAAACATTCCAAGAATTGTTTTAAATACTGGGGAAACATATTATTCAGCTCTAAAATTTGATCCAAATAGTAAAGTATTACAAGGGATGCCTTTATCAGCAGGTATTTATGAAGGCAAGGTCAGAGTTGTATTTGATCCTAAGAATTCTAAATTAATAGAAGGTGAAATTTTAGTAACTGAAAGTACGAACCCTGCTTGGACCCCATTATTTATAACAGCAAAAGGATTAATCATGGAATACGGTGGTCCTGTGAGTCATGGTGGAATCGTAGCAAGAGAATATGGTATACCTGCCGTAGTAGGAATTCCATCAGCAACGAATATATTGAAAGATGGACAATTGGTAAGAGTAAATGGAGAGACAGGTACGGTTGAATTATTGGAATGA
- a CDS encoding GNAT family protein has product MLNKPNIFIKLLETSHAEDLLTLELNNRSFFQLYTPLRDEKFYTLDGQLERIKKSILFAKEDAGYSFGIFLIESKELIGNVALTEVVRSDLQSCWLGYCLDKQQNGKGYMTETVKLAVNYAFKELNLHRIEAGVMPHNIGSIKVLEKAGFHKEGIAKKNVRINGKWEDHQTFAIINMDTI; this is encoded by the coding sequence ATGTTAAATAAACCAAATATATTTATAAAATTATTAGAAACTTCTCATGCTGAGGATTTATTAACCCTGGAATTAAACAACAGATCGTTCTTTCAGCTTTATACGCCTTTAAGAGATGAGAAGTTTTATACACTAGATGGGCAATTAGAAAGGATTAAAAAAAGTATTTTGTTTGCAAAGGAAGATGCAGGCTATTCGTTTGGCATTTTTTTAATAGAAAGTAAAGAATTAATTGGGAATGTCGCTTTAACAGAAGTAGTGAGAAGTGATTTGCAAAGTTGCTGGTTAGGTTATTGTTTAGACAAACAACAAAATGGAAAAGGCTATATGACAGAAACAGTGAAACTTGCTGTAAACTATGCTTTTAAGGAGCTGAATCTACATAGAATTGAGGCGGGGGTTATGCCGCATAACATAGGGTCAATCAAAGTATTAGAAAAAGCAGGATTCCATAAAGAAGGGATTGCAAAAAAAAATGTAAGAATTAATGGGAAGTGGGAGGATCATCAGACATTTGCAATAATTAATATGGATACGATATAA